The following proteins are encoded in a genomic region of Phycisphaera sp.:
- a CDS encoding DUF202 domain-containing protein, which yields MDQPAANEPTIAQRLAADRTRLANERTFLAYVRTALGMLVVGGSLLKFFDGGLTNALAVVFLLAGGAIAALGFYRAVRTRRAIKRLMGG from the coding sequence ATGGACCAGCCCGCCGCGAACGAGCCCACCATCGCCCAACGCCTCGCCGCCGACCGCACGCGCCTGGCCAACGAGCGAACGTTCCTGGCCTACGTCCGCACGGCCCTGGGTATGTTGGTAGTGGGGGGCTCGCTGCTCAAGTTTTTCGATGGCGGGCTGACGAACGCGTTGGCGGTCGTGTTCCTGCTCGCGGGCGGCGCGATCGCCGCGCTGGGCTTCTACCGGGCCGTGCGAACGCGGCGGGCGATCAAGCGATTGATGGGCGGCTAA
- a CDS encoding thioredoxin family protein — protein sequence MTWFKRNGLAMVSTIAAMSAATSLSVALANQDGNMGQQQQKLGVTTGEKAPMFTLKDTKGEKHSLKDVLAKEETKAVVIEWFNPDCPFVKKHHQNATTMTALAKKYAEQGVVWIAINSGAEGLQGAGLERNKKAIEEYKIDYPVLMDMDGKVGREYGAKRTPEMYIISKDGTVVYHGAIDSDRSARKMGEINYVADALKAHLAGETIATNRTQAYGCTVKYRN from the coding sequence ATGACTTGGTTCAAACGCAATGGTCTCGCGATGGTGAGCACGATCGCGGCGATGTCCGCCGCCACCAGCCTGTCGGTGGCCCTGGCCAACCAGGACGGCAACATGGGCCAGCAGCAGCAGAAGCTGGGCGTGACCACGGGCGAGAAGGCCCCGATGTTTACGCTCAAGGACACCAAGGGTGAGAAGCACAGCCTCAAGGACGTGCTCGCCAAGGAAGAGACCAAGGCCGTCGTCATTGAGTGGTTCAATCCCGACTGCCCGTTCGTCAAGAAGCACCACCAGAACGCCACCACCATGACGGCCCTCGCCAAGAAGTACGCCGAGCAGGGCGTGGTGTGGATCGCGATCAACTCGGGTGCCGAGGGTCTCCAGGGTGCCGGCCTTGAGCGCAACAAGAAGGCCATCGAAGAGTACAAGATCGACTATCCAGTCCTGATGGACATGGACGGCAAGGTCGGTCGCGAGTATGGTGCCAAGCGCACCCCCGAGATGTACATCATCTCGAAGGACGGCACCGTGGTCTACCACGGCGCGATCGATAGCGACCGCAGCGCCCGCAAGATGGGCGAGATCAACTATGTTGCCGATGCCCTGAAGGCCCACCTGGCCGGCGAGACCATCGCCACCAACCGCACGCAGGCCTACGGCTGCACGGTGAAGTACCGCAACTGA
- a CDS encoding rhodanese-like domain-containing protein — protein sequence MPWMRQPTPSRTTGILLAVGIGVVAGCDTGITDADIDNITLTELRLLWLEQQEKTNEPLVLLIDPRRRGAFEGSRLPGAVHVTLPDLALESEIDPSVNAYDRIVVYAEGPGALSGRAMTKRLLVLGYDQTRLFGGGVVEWADAGFPIESGEPQNEPQRDAPRDVRRPVP from the coding sequence ATGCCATGGATGCGCCAGCCGACACCCTCCCGTACAACTGGGATCCTCTTGGCCGTTGGCATCGGTGTAGTGGCGGGATGCGACACCGGCATCACCGACGCGGATATCGATAACATCACCCTTACCGAACTCCGGTTGCTCTGGCTTGAGCAGCAGGAAAAGACCAACGAGCCGCTCGTGTTGCTCATCGACCCGCGGCGTCGTGGTGCGTTCGAGGGCTCACGCCTGCCCGGTGCAGTCCACGTCACGCTGCCCGATCTCGCGCTCGAGAGCGAAATCGACCCGAGTGTGAACGCCTACGACCGCATCGTGGTGTACGCCGAGGGGCCCGGGGCGCTTTCGGGCCGGGCGATGACCAAGAGGCTGCTCGTCTTGGGCTACGACCAGACCCGGCTCTTCGGCGGAGGCGTCGTGGAATGGGCCGACGCGGGCTTCCCGATCGAGTCGGGTGAGCCGCAGAACGAGCCCCAGCGAGACGCCCCGCGCGACGTAAGGCGGCCTGTCCCCTAA
- a CDS encoding RNA polymerase sigma factor, with translation MTAQRPPQGGSTQPAAATGQATLLQRIASGDGTAVRPLIDCYGGFVWSIVRARFSGQQQQHDAEEVVQDVFASIWKDAGRFDPTKGSEKTFIAVIARRRVVDRLRRRGASQESAVEASQLDSQVDTKPAPGLSSQAEDVRKAARALENLPQPQRMVLRLFIVSGHTHEQISVATGVPLGTVKSHIRRGLARVREEVQAGELEPSSVSSHGPVGPGGAAS, from the coding sequence ATGACGGCCCAGCGCCCGCCCCAAGGCGGCTCAACCCAACCCGCCGCAGCGACCGGCCAGGCCACGCTGCTCCAGCGAATCGCCTCTGGTGACGGGACTGCCGTCCGCCCGCTCATCGACTGCTACGGCGGCTTTGTGTGGAGCATCGTGCGGGCCCGCTTCTCAGGCCAGCAGCAGCAGCACGACGCCGAGGAAGTGGTCCAGGACGTGTTCGCGTCGATCTGGAAGGACGCCGGGCGTTTCGACCCGACCAAGGGCAGCGAGAAGACGTTCATCGCGGTGATTGCCCGTCGGCGCGTGGTCGATCGCCTTCGCCGGCGCGGAGCGTCGCAAGAGTCGGCCGTCGAGGCCAGCCAGTTGGATAGCCAGGTCGACACCAAACCCGCCCCTGGGCTGTCGAGCCAGGCCGAGGACGTCCGAAAAGCAGCCCGGGCCCTCGAAAATCTGCCCCAACCCCAAAGAATGGTACTGCGTTTGTTCATCGTTTCGGGACACACCCACGAACAGATCTCCGTCGCCACCGGCGTGCCGCTGGGGACGGTGAAGAGCCACATCCGGCGTGGATTGGCCAGAGTTCGTGAGGAAGTCCAGGCTGGGGAGCTTGAACCATCGAGCGTGTCGTCGCACGGTCCAGTTGGCCCAGGGGGGGCCGCATCATGA
- a CDS encoding anti-sigma factor, whose protein sequence is MSAQRSQHDAAFERPSEDEWAEALLLASMTEDARMPVALVASLEAQGQAAMNDRKSEHPQDSGPIQMPSRKTPWALLGIAAVLMVGAGIGLAVLTVHLDGKNSRISELETQLASAKQQAEQNQTFLADLRQQLNARTGELSEAQTALATADEERLELAERLALVTSDLESAELRIARYEEPVDPATLATNRQKLLDVPGTMRLAWSPFDLPDNPAEQRDVTGDVVWNEELEQGYLRFVGLDVNDPDVEQYQVWVIDDRGMEQKVSGGVFNATAEGEIIVPIDPALDIGRVALFAITVEEPGGIVVPDLRRRVVVAPRGEG, encoded by the coding sequence ATGAGCGCACAGCGGTCACAACACGACGCCGCCTTCGAGCGCCCCTCCGAGGACGAATGGGCCGAGGCCCTGCTGCTCGCGAGCATGACCGAAGATGCGCGCATGCCCGTAGCTCTGGTGGCAAGCCTGGAGGCCCAGGGACAAGCTGCAATGAACGACCGCAAGAGCGAGCACCCTCAGGATAGCGGGCCGATCCAGATGCCCAGCCGCAAGACGCCATGGGCGTTGCTCGGCATCGCGGCAGTGCTGATGGTCGGCGCGGGCATCGGGCTGGCCGTGCTCACCGTCCACCTGGACGGCAAGAACTCCCGGATTTCCGAACTCGAAACCCAGCTTGCGAGCGCGAAACAGCAGGCCGAGCAGAACCAGACGTTCTTGGCTGACCTGCGGCAGCAACTCAACGCCCGAACCGGCGAACTTAGCGAGGCCCAGACCGCCCTGGCAACCGCCGACGAGGAGCGTCTGGAACTCGCCGAGCGCCTTGCATTGGTGACGAGTGACCTGGAATCGGCAGAACTCCGCATCGCGCGGTACGAGGAACCCGTTGATCCGGCGACCCTCGCCACCAATCGCCAGAAGTTGCTCGACGTTCCGGGCACTATGCGGCTGGCGTGGAGCCCGTTCGACCTCCCTGACAATCCGGCCGAACAGCGGGACGTGACCGGCGACGTGGTGTGGAACGAGGAACTCGAGCAAGGCTACCTGCGGTTCGTCGGCCTGGACGTGAACGATCCCGACGTCGAGCAGTACCAGGTGTGGGTCATCGACGACCGCGGCATGGAGCAGAAGGTCAGCGGCGGCGTGTTCAACGCGACCGCAGAGGGCGAGATCATCGTGCCCATCGACCCGGCTCTCGACATCGGCCGCGTGGCGTTATTCGCCATCACGGTCGAGGAGCCCGGCGGCATTGTGGTGCCCGATCTTCGCCGTCGCGTCGTGGTCGCCCCGCGCGGCGAGGGTTGA
- the deoC gene encoding deoxyribose-phosphate aldolase: MSTPTPSPPSPSPDLLRRLVGVLDLTTLEGTDTFERVRDLCARGLEPLGDGSATVGAICVYPTMVPAAAEALAGSAVRLASVAGAFPSGMSPLRLRVAEAAWAVEQGANEIDMVISRGEFLAGRTERVVEEVREIRAVIGDASLKIILETGELKTEANIRAASELVVPLLRDGDFIKTSTGKIQPAATLGATAVMLGVLAECWRTGGPKVGLKPAGGVRTADDAMAYWSQAKEIMAGHGDWERPDPRCFRIGASSLLGSLVDALAQGPR; this comes from the coding sequence GTGAGTACACCAACGCCATCGCCGCCCTCGCCAAGCCCTGACCTGCTGCGCCGCCTCGTGGGCGTGCTCGACCTGACCACGCTCGAGGGCACCGACACCTTCGAGCGGGTGCGTGACTTGTGTGCTAGGGGACTTGAACCGCTGGGTGATGGCTCGGCGACGGTGGGGGCCATTTGCGTGTATCCGACGATGGTGCCGGCGGCCGCCGAAGCACTGGCGGGATCGGCCGTACGGCTTGCATCGGTTGCCGGTGCGTTCCCGAGTGGTATGAGCCCCCTGCGCCTGCGCGTGGCCGAGGCGGCGTGGGCGGTCGAGCAGGGCGCGAACGAGATCGACATGGTCATCAGCCGGGGTGAATTCCTGGCCGGCCGCACCGAGCGCGTTGTCGAAGAGGTGCGCGAGATCCGGGCGGTCATCGGCGATGCCTCGCTCAAGATCATCCTCGAAACCGGCGAACTCAAGACCGAAGCCAACATCCGCGCTGCGAGCGAGTTGGTCGTGCCTTTGCTGCGCGATGGCGACTTCATCAAGACCAGCACCGGCAAGATTCAGCCCGCGGCAACGCTTGGAGCCACGGCGGTGATGCTGGGCGTGCTGGCCGAATGCTGGCGCACGGGCGGTCCGAAGGTTGGCCTCAAGCCCGCCGGTGGGGTGCGCACGGCCGACGACGCGATGGCGTATTGGTCTCAGGCCAAGGAGATCATGGCGGGCCACGGCGATTGGGAACGGCCCGACCCGCGATGCTTCCGCATCGGTGCTTCGAGCCTGCTTGGCTCGCTGGTTGATGCACTCGCTCAGGGGCCCAGGTAG
- a CDS encoding transporter substrate-binding domain-containing protein encodes MARLLTIAVLALGAFCVAAIAQDETTESPQSLRIATTVTPPFVIQDEDGELSGIDVELWNRVADRLDVITEWNVTTLTGALDGVRGGEADVAIAALTISREREATLDFTHAYYQSGLGIAVNNENAAGSGFIAIVKGMLSLAFLQAIGALSLVLLISGLLMWFFERKKNAEQFPKGIKGMGDGFWWSAVTMTTVGYGDKAPVTFPGRVIALVWMFTSIIIIAAFTGGIASAITVGALDTKVRGPEDLPGVRVTVPEGTTAVEYLRDSGVRPNEVATVEDALRVLANGETDAVVYDAPVLQSLLRDRSDLRVLEATFAPQSYGMALPEGSELRESINRAILAETSSAAWHDLIEIYLGP; translated from the coding sequence ATGGCCCGACTCCTCACGATTGCCGTCCTCGCCCTGGGTGCGTTCTGCGTTGCTGCCATCGCACAAGACGAGACGACCGAGAGCCCCCAATCCCTTCGAATAGCCACGACGGTGACCCCGCCCTTCGTCATCCAGGACGAGGACGGCGAACTCTCGGGCATCGACGTGGAACTGTGGAACCGCGTGGCCGATCGGCTCGACGTGATAACCGAGTGGAACGTGACAACGCTCACGGGCGCGCTGGATGGCGTGCGCGGCGGAGAGGCCGATGTGGCGATCGCGGCGCTGACGATCTCCCGCGAGCGTGAGGCCACGCTCGACTTTACGCACGCGTACTACCAGTCCGGTCTTGGCATCGCCGTCAACAACGAGAACGCCGCCGGTTCGGGGTTCATAGCCATCGTGAAGGGGATGCTGAGCCTGGCCTTCCTGCAAGCAATCGGCGCGCTGTCACTCGTCCTGCTCATCAGCGGCCTGCTCATGTGGTTCTTCGAGCGTAAGAAGAATGCCGAGCAATTTCCCAAGGGCATCAAGGGCATGGGCGACGGCTTCTGGTGGAGCGCGGTCACGATGACCACCGTCGGCTACGGCGATAAGGCACCCGTCACGTTCCCCGGTCGCGTCATCGCGCTGGTGTGGATGTTCACCAGCATCATCATCATCGCGGCGTTCACCGGCGGCATCGCCAGCGCGATCACCGTGGGAGCCCTCGACACTAAGGTGCGTGGCCCCGAGGATCTGCCGGGGGTCCGGGTCACCGTGCCCGAGGGCACGACGGCGGTGGAATATCTTCGCGATTCTGGCGTGCGCCCGAACGAGGTCGCGACCGTCGAAGACGCGCTCCGCGTGCTGGCCAACGGCGAAACCGACGCCGTGGTGTACGACGCGCCGGTGCTCCAGTCATTGCTGCGAGACCGCTCGGACCTCCGCGTGCTCGAAGCGACGTTCGCACCCCAGAGCTACGGCATGGCGTTGCCCGAGGGCAGCGAGTTGCGAGAATCGATCAACCGGGCCATCCTGGCCGAGACCAGCAGTGCCGCTTGGCACGACCTGATCGAGATCTACCTGGGCCCCTGA
- a CDS encoding tetratricopeptide repeat protein codes for MSRRTPAMLLSLALLAATGSSFVACNHSGGSASDGGTASHASSPAPTLYDGFGGYHREVTTDSADAQRWFDQSLQLLYGYNHDEAIRSFRHAAGIDPTLAIAHWGEAYARGLHINNPVMSHEQSELAYAASRRALDTIEHASPVEAALIRAVAERYAMPVPEDRAYLDQAYADAMEQVWSQYPDDADVGALYAESLMNLQPWDLWTKDGQPKGRTLEIVATLEHVLEINPNHPGANHFYIHTVEASNEPERGVASADRLRTLVPGSGHLVHMPAHIYARVGRWADASDANVAAMKADRAYFAKAPEPDFYALYFIHNIHFLAWSAMMEGRYETAITVARELERDIPQHFLKEWTFIADGFMPVTYHAMIRFGKWDDVLNEKKPEDYRRLSLSLWHYARGIALANTGRVSEARTELEAFEEVAATVPEDWVVGNSAASDVLAVARHMLNGEIAYKAGHPDEAFAFLRQGIVLEDQLNYDEPPDWMQPVRHALGALLMAEGRHDEAKAVYLEDLNKYPENGWALLGLSQALAAAGEDTTAVDARRARVWARADVKPVASCYCHPEAE; via the coding sequence ATGTCTCGACGAACGCCAGCGATGCTGCTCTCCCTCGCCCTCCTTGCCGCGACGGGGTCTTCCTTCGTCGCCTGCAACCATTCCGGAGGCTCAGCAAGCGACGGGGGGACCGCAAGCCACGCCAGTAGCCCCGCGCCCACGCTCTACGACGGCTTCGGTGGGTATCACCGTGAGGTCACCACCGACTCGGCGGATGCCCAGCGCTGGTTCGACCAGAGCCTGCAACTGCTCTATGGCTACAACCACGACGAGGCCATCCGCTCGTTCAGGCACGCCGCCGGGATCGACCCCACCCTCGCGATCGCGCACTGGGGCGAGGCGTACGCCAGGGGGCTGCACATCAACAACCCCGTGATGAGCCACGAGCAGAGCGAACTGGCCTACGCCGCCTCCCGGCGCGCTCTGGACACCATCGAGCACGCTTCGCCCGTTGAGGCGGCGCTCATCCGGGCCGTGGCCGAGCGCTACGCCATGCCCGTGCCAGAGGACCGGGCGTATCTCGATCAGGCGTACGCCGACGCGATGGAACAAGTCTGGTCGCAATATCCGGATGACGCCGATGTGGGCGCGCTTTACGCCGAGAGCCTGATGAACCTCCAGCCTTGGGACCTGTGGACCAAGGACGGCCAGCCCAAGGGCCGCACGCTGGAGATCGTCGCCACGCTCGAGCACGTCCTCGAGATCAACCCCAACCACCCGGGTGCAAACCACTTCTACATCCACACCGTCGAGGCCTCCAACGAGCCCGAGCGTGGCGTGGCCTCGGCCGACCGCCTGCGCACGCTGGTGCCCGGCAGCGGCCATCTCGTGCATATGCCCGCGCATATCTACGCCCGGGTTGGTCGCTGGGCCGACGCCAGCGACGCCAACGTGGCCGCGATGAAGGCCGATCGCGCGTACTTTGCCAAGGCCCCCGAGCCGGACTTCTACGCGCTGTACTTCATCCACAACATCCACTTCCTCGCGTGGAGCGCCATGATGGAGGGGCGCTACGAGACGGCCATCACGGTCGCCCGCGAGCTCGAGCGCGACATACCCCAGCACTTCCTCAAGGAATGGACCTTCATCGCCGACGGCTTCATGCCCGTGACCTACCACGCCATGATCCGCTTCGGCAAGTGGGACGATGTCCTGAACGAGAAGAAGCCCGAAGACTACCGCCGGCTGAGTCTCTCGCTCTGGCACTACGCCCGGGGCATCGCGCTGGCCAATACCGGTCGCGTGAGCGAAGCTCGCACAGAGCTCGAAGCGTTTGAGGAAGTCGCTGCCACCGTTCCCGAGGATTGGGTCGTGGGTAACAGTGCCGCCAGCGACGTGCTGGCCGTTGCGCGCCACATGCTCAATGGCGAGATCGCCTACAAGGCCGGCCATCCCGACGAGGCGTTCGCGTTCCTTCGCCAGGGCATCGTGCTCGAGGACCAGCTCAACTACGACGAGCCGCCAGATTGGATGCAGCCGGTCCGCCACGCCCTGGGTGCATTGCTGATGGCCGAGGGCCGGCACGACGAGGCCAAAGCGGTCTACCTTGAAGACCTCAACAAGTACCCCGAGAACGGCTGGGCACTGCTGGGCCTCAGCCAGGCGTTGGCCGCCGCCGGCGAGGACACGACCGCGGTCGATGCCCGCCGCGCCAGGGTGTGGGCCCGGGCGGACGTGAAGCCGGTCGCCTCGTGCTACTGCCACCCCGAGGCGGAGTAG
- a CDS encoding site-2 protease family protein, giving the protein MAQILPFASTAFDLLLVVVGFGFIIVIHELGHFVAARWAGIRVFAFAVGFGPAVFSFRKGMGWRRGSSEREYRTLLADRDVSIHDLPPTDISPTEYRLNWLPLGGYVKMLGQEDANPGATSHAPDSYQTCHPAKRLVVISAGVVANVILAALVFMLVFMVGLRTEPPRLGMVASDGPAATALPGDPEIVDAGLEPGDDVLRINGREARSFNDLMLASAMARPGKPIDVLVRRDGFDTPLAFEVVPQKSEATGLQGIGVAPAQSTQLYGDGGDIEGYKRVMRRIGLDTIPPGSTLELVRVGEGFAQDIDDSGVLARVFAESSGRPVTLTFDLDGTTHEATLEPRPVLQEALVPMPSGAKTTQTHLLGFTPVMTVSPLEETARGYQQGLRTGDVFARLGSLEFPSVASGIAEIRRNAGETMPIVVLRDGEQVELQVSVTGDGTIGFYPDQDLDSTLLALPPSGAELGEPVVDRPGVRVVTVGGRQVSSFADIRSALIAATEGAFAAESDAEIDLELLLPTAQGVDGERIEHSVRLPASEVASLHGLGYGPPPGLLSVFTPAEFTLKAEGPIDAVGVGLAETHRVMMMTYLTFARLFQGSVKVEHLKGPVGIAHLGTRVADRGLIWLLFFMALISVNLAVVNFLPLPIVDGGQFLFIIFEWIRGKPVPEAVQSIATVAGLLLIGAAFLVVTFNDIRNVFTGL; this is encoded by the coding sequence ATGGCCCAGATCCTCCCCTTCGCTTCGACCGCCTTCGACCTACTGCTTGTGGTAGTGGGGTTCGGCTTTATTATCGTTATCCACGAACTCGGCCACTTCGTGGCGGCCCGCTGGGCGGGCATCAGGGTCTTCGCCTTCGCCGTGGGTTTCGGGCCGGCGGTCTTCAGCTTCCGCAAGGGCATGGGCTGGCGCCGGGGCAGCAGCGAGCGGGAGTATCGGACGCTGCTGGCCGACCGCGACGTGAGCATCCACGACCTGCCGCCCACCGATATCAGCCCGACGGAGTACCGCCTGAACTGGTTGCCACTGGGTGGATACGTGAAGATGCTGGGCCAGGAAGATGCCAACCCCGGCGCGACCAGCCATGCGCCCGACAGCTACCAGACTTGCCATCCCGCCAAGCGGCTGGTCGTCATCTCTGCGGGCGTGGTGGCCAACGTCATTCTCGCGGCGCTCGTGTTCATGCTCGTCTTCATGGTGGGACTCCGCACCGAGCCGCCCCGATTGGGCATGGTCGCATCCGATGGTCCGGCCGCCACCGCGCTGCCCGGAGATCCTGAGATCGTTGATGCCGGGCTTGAGCCGGGCGACGATGTGCTCCGCATCAATGGGCGCGAGGCGCGGAGCTTCAACGACCTCATGCTGGCCTCGGCCATGGCCAGGCCCGGCAAGCCAATCGACGTGCTCGTGCGGCGTGATGGCTTCGACACGCCGCTGGCCTTCGAGGTCGTGCCCCAGAAGTCCGAAGCGACGGGCCTCCAGGGCATCGGTGTCGCCCCAGCGCAGTCGACCCAGCTCTACGGCGATGGCGGCGATATTGAGGGCTACAAGCGGGTGATGCGCCGCATCGGCTTGGACACGATCCCCCCCGGTTCCACGCTCGAGTTGGTTCGGGTCGGGGAAGGCTTCGCGCAGGACATCGATGATTCGGGCGTGCTGGCAAGGGTGTTCGCCGAGTCATCGGGCCGGCCCGTGACGCTCACGTTCGACCTCGACGGCACGACGCACGAAGCGACGCTCGAGCCCAGGCCGGTGCTGCAGGAAGCCCTCGTTCCCATGCCATCGGGCGCGAAAACGACGCAGACCCACCTGCTGGGGTTCACGCCGGTGATGACCGTGAGTCCATTGGAAGAGACCGCTCGTGGCTACCAGCAGGGACTGAGGACGGGCGACGTGTTCGCCAGGCTTGGCTCGCTCGAGTTTCCCAGCGTGGCCAGCGGCATCGCCGAGATCCGCCGCAATGCCGGGGAGACCATGCCCATCGTCGTGCTGCGCGATGGCGAGCAGGTCGAACTGCAAGTGAGTGTGACGGGCGACGGGACCATCGGGTTCTATCCCGACCAGGACCTCGATAGCACGCTCCTCGCGCTGCCGCCCAGCGGCGCCGAACTGGGTGAGCCGGTGGTCGATCGCCCAGGCGTCCGCGTGGTCACGGTGGGGGGGCGTCAGGTCTCCAGCTTCGCCGACATCCGGTCGGCGCTGATCGCCGCAACGGAGGGGGCCTTCGCGGCCGAGTCGGATGCCGAAATCGATCTCGAGTTGCTCCTGCCCACAGCCCAAGGCGTCGACGGGGAACGCATCGAACACTCGGTTCGACTTCCGGCTTCCGAGGTCGCTTCGCTGCACGGGCTTGGGTATGGCCCGCCACCGGGCTTATTGAGCGTGTTCACGCCCGCGGAATTCACGCTCAAGGCCGAAGGCCCAATCGACGCCGTCGGTGTTGGTCTGGCCGAGACGCACCGCGTGATGATGATGACCTACCTCACGTTTGCCCGCCTGTTCCAGGGCAGCGTGAAGGTTGAGCACCTGAAGGGCCCCGTAGGTATCGCCCACCTGGGCACGCGCGTGGCCGACCGGGGCTTGATCTGGCTGCTGTTCTTCATGGCGCTCATCAGCGTGAACCTTGCGGTGGTGAACTTCCTGCCCTTGCCGATCGTCGACGGCGGGCAGTTCCTGTTCATCATCTTCGAGTGGATCCGTGGCAAGCCCGTGCCTGAGGCCGTTCAGAGCATCGCCACCGTCGCCGGCCTGCTGCTCATCGGGGCGGCGTTCCTGGTGGTTACCTTCAATGACATCCGCAACGTGTTCACCGGGCTCTGA
- a CDS encoding alpha/beta hydrolase yields MVESVLGLLLLLAIGAVLYWLMLVVLTARTLTHPPRQTYASAVSRGQFGDPSELDKPREFEAWMLRSQGRDLSVWDVPGESPDGPIAIVTHGWASGKVNSIRRLPLLATLCSRVVFWDMPGHGESGGRCTLGVQETNDLLAIIERVGHDRPIVLCGSSMGSGVSISAGVRATGIAQVIVEAPYRLAPTPARNVMVFKKAPVKCVLGPALAYVGLAACGRWTGPGLSRGKDQPFNRELLAARLGCPLLVFHGDADPTCPIEDGRAIAQACPQGRFVEVPGGTHQNLWKDEACRAIMEREYTNAIAALAKP; encoded by the coding sequence ATGGTGGAGAGCGTTCTCGGCCTCCTGCTCCTGCTGGCCATCGGAGCGGTGCTGTACTGGCTCATGCTCGTCGTACTGACCGCGCGCACGCTGACCCACCCCCCGCGCCAGACCTACGCCAGCGCGGTCTCGCGCGGGCAATTCGGCGACCCGAGTGAACTGGACAAACCCAGAGAGTTCGAGGCGTGGATGCTCCGCAGCCAGGGCCGTGACCTCTCGGTGTGGGATGTGCCAGGCGAATCGCCCGATGGCCCGATCGCGATCGTGACCCACGGCTGGGCCAGCGGCAAGGTGAACTCGATCCGGAGGCTGCCGCTGCTGGCGACGCTGTGCTCGCGCGTGGTGTTCTGGGACATGCCCGGCCACGGCGAGAGCGGCGGGCGTTGCACGCTCGGAGTGCAGGAGACCAACGATCTGCTGGCGATCATCGAGCGCGTTGGCCACGACCGGCCCATCGTGCTGTGCGGCTCGTCGATGGGTTCGGGCGTGTCGATCTCGGCGGGCGTGCGCGCCACGGGCATCGCACAGGTGATCGTGGAGGCACCCTACCGCCTCGCACCGACGCCCGCGCGGAACGTCATGGTGTTCAAGAAGGCACCGGTCAAGTGCGTGCTGGGGCCGGCGCTGGCGTACGTCGGCCTGGCCGCGTGCGGCCGATGGACCGGGCCCGGATTGTCTCGGGGCAAGGACCAACCGTTCAACCGAGAACTCCTCGCCGCCAGGCTGGGATGCCCCTTGCTGGTGTTCCACGGCGACGCCGACCCAACGTGCCCGATCGAGGACGGCCGAGCGATCGCCCAGGCGTGCCCGCAAGGCCGATTCGTCGAAGTTCCTGGCGGAACGCACCAGAACCTGTGGAAGGACGAGGCTTGCCGTGCGATCATGGAGCGTGAGTACACCAACGCCATCGCCGCCCTCGCCAAGCCCTGA